The Solea senegalensis isolate Sse05_10M linkage group LG9, IFAPA_SoseM_1, whole genome shotgun sequence genome has a segment encoding these proteins:
- the LOC122774419 gene encoding 26S proteasome non-ATPase regulatory subunit 4-like isoform X1, translating to MARLNTATRHKVVVLHQQGLSQAKISKQTGVSRCAVQALLKKHKETGNVEDRRRSGRPRKLSVADERHIMLTSLQNRKMSSSAISSELAVTCGTQVHPSTIRRSLGRRAAVALAAEAGIFSPTEEESEDALLKMSVLHTDSTTPALSDDSRITEDESKSGLLPGAQDMDTGTDMDCSETKNEEDNNVIQDPKVLPSDLENLLVVDPNNEVRRTSPKPETKKDEEKKISKEHLSK from the exons ATGGCAAGACTGAATACAGCAACAAGACACAAGGTAGTTGTACTACATCAGCAAGGTCTTTCCCAGGCAAAGATTTCAAAACAGACTGGGGTTTCAAGATGTGCTGTTCAAGCTCTTTTGAAGAAGCACAAAGAAACAGGCAATGTTGAGGACCGTAGGCGTAGTGGTCGGCCAAGGAAACTTAGTGTGGCAGATGAAAGACACATCATGCTTACTTCCCTTCAAAATCGTAAGATGTCCAGCAGTGCCATCAGCTCAGAACTGGCAGTAACCTGTGGGACCCAGGTACACCCATCTACTATTCGGAGAAGTCTGGGTCGCAGAGCAGCTGTAGCATTAGCTGCTGAAGCTGGCATTTTCTCTCCCACTGAAGAGG AGTCTGAGGATGCCCTGTTGAAGATGTCTGTTTTACATACGGACTCCACCACACCTGCTTTATCAGATGACAGCCGCATTACTGAGGATGAATCAAAATCAGGTTTATTGCCAG GTGCTcaggacatggacacaggaaCTGACATGGATTGCAGTGAGACAAAG AATGAAGAGGACAACAATGTTATTCAAGATCCAAAAGTCCTTCCCAGTGATCTGGAAAACCTTCTTGTAGTCGACCCTAACAACGAGGTCAGACGGACGAGCCCCAAACCAGAGACCAAGAAGGacgaggagaaaaaaataagtaaagagCATTTGAGTAAATGA
- the LOC122774419 gene encoding 26S proteasome non-ATPase regulatory subunit 4-like isoform X2 produces the protein MSQVLRHGKTEYSNKTQESEDALLKMSVLHTDSTTPALSDDSRITEDESKSGLLPGAQDMDTGTDMDCSETKNEEDNNVIQDPKVLPSDLENLLVVDPNNEVRRTSPKPETKKDEEKKISKEHLSK, from the exons ATGTCACAGGTCCTACGCCATGGCAAGACTGAATACAGCAACAAGACACAAG AGTCTGAGGATGCCCTGTTGAAGATGTCTGTTTTACATACGGACTCCACCACACCTGCTTTATCAGATGACAGCCGCATTACTGAGGATGAATCAAAATCAGGTTTATTGCCAG GTGCTcaggacatggacacaggaaCTGACATGGATTGCAGTGAGACAAAG AATGAAGAGGACAACAATGTTATTCAAGATCCAAAAGTCCTTCCCAGTGATCTGGAAAACCTTCTTGTAGTCGACCCTAACAACGAGGTCAGACGGACGAGCCCCAAACCAGAGACCAAGAAGGacgaggagaaaaaaataagtaaagagCATTTGAGTAAATGA
- the LOC122775232 gene encoding 26S proteasome non-ATPase regulatory subunit 4-like — MVLESTMVCVDNSEYMRNGDFLPTRLQAQQDAVNIVCHSKTRSNPENNVGLITMANNCEVLTTLTPDTGRILSKLHAVQPRGNISFCTGIRVAHLALKHRQGKNHKMRIIAFVGSPVEDNEKELVKMAKRLKKEKVSVDIINFGEEEMNTEKLTTFINTLNGKEGAGSHLVTVPPGPSLADALLSSPILAGEGGAVLGLGASDFEFGVDPSADPELALALRVSMEEQRQRQEDETRRAAVASAAEVGIPSPPADKSEDALLKMSVSHTESTTPVLPDISRMTEDEQIAYAMHMSMQGPGADFGAEDMDTGADIDSNEAKDEEDYDVMQDPEFLQSVLENLPGVDPNNEAIRNAMGSLASQTGPKPETKKDEEKKK; from the exons ATGGTGCTTGAAAGCACTATGGTGTG TGTGGATAATAGTGAATACATGCGAAATGGAGACTTTCTGCCTACCAGGCTGCAGGCTCAGCAGGATGCAGTCAATATTGTTTGTCACTCCAAAACACGCAGCAACCCTGAAAACAACGTGGGCCTCATCACCATGGCAAA TAACTGTGAAGTGCTGACCACACTGACCCCAGACACGGGGAGAATACTGTCCAAGCTGCATGCTGTGCAGCCTCGTGGAAACATCAGCTTCTGCACTGGCATCAGAGTGGCACAT TTGGCATTGAAACACAGACAGGGCAAAAATCACAAGATGCGCATTATTGCATTTGTTGGAAGCCCAGTGGAGGACAATGAAAAAGAA CTGGTCAAAATGGCAAAGCgcttgaagaaagaaaaagtcagcGTGGATATCATTAATTTTGGAGAGGAG GAGATGAACACAGAGAAGCTGACTACCTTCATCAACACACTAAATGGGAAAGAAGGAGCAGGTTCCCACCTGGTCACAGTACCTCCAGGCCCCAGTCTGGCTGATGCCCTGCTCTCCTCACCCATCCTGGCTGGAGAGGGAGGTGCAGTGTTGGGTCTGGGTGCCAGTGACTTTGAGTTTGGAGTGGATCCCAGTGCCGACCCAGAGCTGGCCTTG GCCCTGCGTGTGTCTATGGAGGAGCAGAGACAACGCCAGGAGGACGAGACTCGCAGAGCAGCTGTTGCATCAGCTGCTGAAGTTGGCattccctctcctcctgcagata AGTCAGAAGATGCTTTGTTGAAGATGTCTGTCTCACATACGGAGTCCACCACACCTGTTTTACCAGACATCAGCCGCATGACTGAGGATGAACAGATTGCCTATGCTATGCACATGTCCATGCAGGGACCAGGAGCAG ACTTTGGTGCTGAGGACATGGACACGGGAGCTGACATAGATTCCAATGAGGCAAAG GATGAAGAGGACTACGATGTTATGCAAGATCCAGAGTTCCTACAAAGTGTTCTTGAAAACCTTCCTGGAGTCGACCCCAACAATGAGGCCATTCGTAACGCCATGGGCTCTCTGGCTTCACAGACTGGCCCCAAACCAGAGACCAAGAAAGacgaagagaaaaagaaataa
- the LOC122774946 gene encoding serum amyloid P-component-like, translating into MEKLLLLFALISTCFAAPQDLSNKVFVFPKETNTDHIKLLTTKTQFNAFTVCLRFFTDLKRPYGLFSLATPTKSNSLVIYKPDVQNVLRIHAVDPHTDFQSVSFAANAWHSLCTTWSSDNGLAQVWLNGKPTIKRFITSGLPITGAPKTILGQEQDKYDGGFDLSQSFVGMISKVHMWDHVVAPAEIRRYMNGKYFTPGNVFNWQALEYEIIGKIYVEEDQENM; encoded by the exons ATGGAGAAACTTTTGCTTCTATTTGCCCTGATTTCAACATGTTTCGCAGCACCTCAAG aTCTGTCAAACAAAGTGTTCGTCTTCCCCAAGGAGACCAACACGGATCACATAAAGCTCCTAACAACTAAAACCCAATTCAACGCCTTCACCGTCTGTCTCAG ATTCTTCACAGATCTCAAAAGGCCCTATGGGCTCTTCTCATTGGCTACTCCAACAAAATCCAATTCCTTGGTGATCTATAAGCCTGATGTACAGAATGTCCTCAGGATCCATGCCGTGGACCCACACACAGACTTCCAGTCAGTGTCATTTGCAGCAAACGCATGGCACTCCCTTTGTACCACCTGGAGCTCAGACAATGGTTTGGCTCAGGTATGGTTGAATGGAAAGCCAACCATCAAGAGATTTATCACATCTGGGCTGCCTATCACTGGAGCGCCAAAAACCATCCTGGGCCAAGAACAGGACAAATATGATGGAGGGTTTGATCTTAGTCAGTCTTTTGTTGGTATGATTTCTAAAGTCCACATGTGGGACCATGTTGTCGCTCCTGCTGAGATCAGACGCTACATGAATGGCAAATACTTCACCCCGGGAAACGTGTTCAACTGGCAAGCCCTCGAGTATGAAATCATTGGGAAAATCTATGTGGAAGAAGATCAAGAAAATATGTAA